A window of Strigops habroptila isolate Jane chromosome 5, bStrHab1.2.pri, whole genome shotgun sequence contains these coding sequences:
- the G6PC2 gene encoding glucose-6-phosphatase 2 isoform X1 has product MDLLHSNGVLIIQHLQRDYRAYQDLLNFMSHVGDPRNIFSIYFPLWFQLNQVVGTKMIWVAVIGDWFNLIFKWILFGHRPYWWVQETMIYPNQSSPCLEQFPITCETGPGSPSGHAMGSSCVWYVMVTAALSYTVRWKDKSAVSLHRLTWSFLWSIFWIIQISVCISRVFIATHFPHQVILGVFAGILVAEAFEHTPAIQTASLRMYIKTNLFLFIFALGFYLVLKLLDIDLLWSVPKAKKWCANPDWINIDTTPFAGLVRNLGALFGLGLGINSEMFITSCRGKNSCKISFRVLCVTASLATLQLYNFVKIPTHTEYLFYILSFCKSAAMPLTVVALVPYCVHSLMRTTEKKLN; this is encoded by the exons ATGGATCTCCTTCATAGCAATGGCGTGCTTATCATTCAACATTTACAGAGGGACTACAGGGCTTACCAGGATTTGCTTAATTTTATGTCACACGTTGGCGATCCCCGGAATATATTctcaatttattttcctctttggttTCAGCTCAACCAAGTGGTTGGTACTAAAATGATATGGGTGGCAGTCATTGGTGATTGGTTCAACCTCATATTTAAATG gatTTTATTTGGCCATCGCCCATACTGGTGGGTGCAAGAAACAATGATTTATCCCAATCAGTCAAGCCCATGCCTTGAACAGTTTCCTATAACATGTGAAACTGGACCAG GAAGCCCATCCGGACATGCCATGGGATCTTCTTGCGTCTGGTATGTAATGGTCACTGCAGCACTTAGCTACACAGTTAGATGGAAAGATAAATCAGCAGTTAGCCTTCACAG actGACATGGTCATTCCTCTGGAGTATTTTTTGGATTATCCAGATCAGTGTGTGCATCTCGAGAGTATTCATAGCAACGCATTTCCCTCATCAAGTTATTCTTGGAGTATTTGCTG GCATTCTGGTGGCAGAAGCATTTGAGCATACCCCTGCTATTCAGACAGCAAGCTTGAGAATGTACATCAAGACaaacttgtttcttttcatctttgcCCTTGGCTTTTATCTGGTCCTCAAGCTTCTTGATATTGACTTGCTATGGTCTGTTCCAAAGGCCAAGAAGTGGTGTGCCAACCCAGACTGGATAAACATTGACACAACTCCATTTGCTGGACTGGTGAGGAATTTAGGTGCGCTCTTTGGCTTAGGTCTTGGAATTAATTCTGAAATGTTCATCACGAGCTGTAGAGGTAAAAATAGCTGTAAGATAAGTTTCCGTGTGCTGTGTGTAACTGCTTCTTTAGCTACACTGCAGCTGTATAATTTTGTTAAGATACCTACTCATACTGAATATTTGTTCTacattctctctttttgtaAGAGTGCAGCTATGCCTTTGACTGTAGTTGCCTTGGTTCCGTACTGTGTCCACTCATTAATGAGgacaactgaaaagaaacttaaTTAG
- the G6PC2 gene encoding glucose-6-phosphatase 2 isoform X2, giving the protein MIWVAVIGDWFNLIFKWILFGHRPYWWVQETMIYPNQSSPCLEQFPITCETGPGSPSGHAMGSSCVWYVMVTAALSYTVRWKDKSAVSLHRLTWSFLWSIFWIIQISVCISRVFIATHFPHQVILGVFAGILVAEAFEHTPAIQTASLRMYIKTNLFLFIFALGFYLVLKLLDIDLLWSVPKAKKWCANPDWINIDTTPFAGLVRNLGALFGLGLGINSEMFITSCRGKNSCKISFRVLCVTASLATLQLYNFVKIPTHTEYLFYILSFCKSAAMPLTVVALVPYCVHSLMRTTEKKLN; this is encoded by the exons ATGATATGGGTGGCAGTCATTGGTGATTGGTTCAACCTCATATTTAAATG gatTTTATTTGGCCATCGCCCATACTGGTGGGTGCAAGAAACAATGATTTATCCCAATCAGTCAAGCCCATGCCTTGAACAGTTTCCTATAACATGTGAAACTGGACCAG GAAGCCCATCCGGACATGCCATGGGATCTTCTTGCGTCTGGTATGTAATGGTCACTGCAGCACTTAGCTACACAGTTAGATGGAAAGATAAATCAGCAGTTAGCCTTCACAG actGACATGGTCATTCCTCTGGAGTATTTTTTGGATTATCCAGATCAGTGTGTGCATCTCGAGAGTATTCATAGCAACGCATTTCCCTCATCAAGTTATTCTTGGAGTATTTGCTG GCATTCTGGTGGCAGAAGCATTTGAGCATACCCCTGCTATTCAGACAGCAAGCTTGAGAATGTACATCAAGACaaacttgtttcttttcatctttgcCCTTGGCTTTTATCTGGTCCTCAAGCTTCTTGATATTGACTTGCTATGGTCTGTTCCAAAGGCCAAGAAGTGGTGTGCCAACCCAGACTGGATAAACATTGACACAACTCCATTTGCTGGACTGGTGAGGAATTTAGGTGCGCTCTTTGGCTTAGGTCTTGGAATTAATTCTGAAATGTTCATCACGAGCTGTAGAGGTAAAAATAGCTGTAAGATAAGTTTCCGTGTGCTGTGTGTAACTGCTTCTTTAGCTACACTGCAGCTGTATAATTTTGTTAAGATACCTACTCATACTGAATATTTGTTCTacattctctctttttgtaAGAGTGCAGCTATGCCTTTGACTGTAGTTGCCTTGGTTCCGTACTGTGTCCACTCATTAATGAGgacaactgaaaagaaacttaaTTAG
- the G6PC2 gene encoding glucose-6-phosphatase 2 isoform X3: MDLLHSNGVLIIQHLQRDYRAYQDLLNFMSHVGDPRNIFSIYFPLWFQLNQVVGTKMIWVAVIGDWFNLIFKWILFGHRPYWWVQETMIYPNQSSPCLEQFPITCETGPGSPSGHAMGSSCVWYVMVTAALSYTVRWKDKSAVSLHRLTWSFLWSIFWIIQISVCISRVFIATHFPHQVILGVFAGILVAEAFEHTPAIQTASLRMYIKTNLFLFIFALGFYLVLKLLDIDLLWSVPKAKKWCANPDWINIDTTPFAGLSNKGRTLSIMKSSQHITSRMLFKLRVAKVN, translated from the exons ATGGATCTCCTTCATAGCAATGGCGTGCTTATCATTCAACATTTACAGAGGGACTACAGGGCTTACCAGGATTTGCTTAATTTTATGTCACACGTTGGCGATCCCCGGAATATATTctcaatttattttcctctttggttTCAGCTCAACCAAGTGGTTGGTACTAAAATGATATGGGTGGCAGTCATTGGTGATTGGTTCAACCTCATATTTAAATG gatTTTATTTGGCCATCGCCCATACTGGTGGGTGCAAGAAACAATGATTTATCCCAATCAGTCAAGCCCATGCCTTGAACAGTTTCCTATAACATGTGAAACTGGACCAG GAAGCCCATCCGGACATGCCATGGGATCTTCTTGCGTCTGGTATGTAATGGTCACTGCAGCACTTAGCTACACAGTTAGATGGAAAGATAAATCAGCAGTTAGCCTTCACAG actGACATGGTCATTCCTCTGGAGTATTTTTTGGATTATCCAGATCAGTGTGTGCATCTCGAGAGTATTCATAGCAACGCATTTCCCTCATCAAGTTATTCTTGGAGTATTTGCTG GCATTCTGGTGGCAGAAGCATTTGAGCATACCCCTGCTATTCAGACAGCAAGCTTGAGAATGTACATCAAGACaaacttgtttcttttcatctttgcCCTTGGCTTTTATCTGGTCCTCAAGCTTCTTGATATTGACTTGCTATGGTCTGTTCCAAAGGCCAAGAAGTGGTGTGCCAACCCAGACTGGATAAACATTGACACAACTCCATTTGCTGGACTG AGCAACAAAGGAAGAACCTTGTCAATAATGAAATCATCTCAGCACATCACCTCAAGAATGTTGTTCAAGCTCCGTGTTGCAAAGGTAAATTAG